The following proteins are encoded in a genomic region of Phragmites australis chromosome 9, lpPhrAust1.1, whole genome shotgun sequence:
- the LOC133927989 gene encoding uncharacterized protein LOC133927989 yields the protein MEPRAAWKQYMRELCFSTEESDEEDELVLATLAAWHADVEASRRGPWGGSVPGHRHIRRNRQEGHNRLYNDYFAESAVYPDYIFRRRFRMNRDLYCKIVREVEEHDPWFKQRRNAAGELGLSPLQKVTAAFRMLAYDAPADSLDECLRLGESTIIESMRRFVQAIVEVFGDEYLRAPTEEDTARLLDMNQRRGFPGMLGSIDCMHWRWKNCPTAWSGSFRGHVNAPTIILEAVASQDLWIWHAFFGMPGSLNDINVLHRSHLLDNLAGGVAPKVQYTINGHHYTMGYYLADGIYPEWATFVKPIPSPVGPKHQHFVVQQAAARKDVERAFGVLQSRFPIVRGAARLWDQEILSDVMTACIIMHNMIIEDERTEGAVDYVYEGSGEDAVSSHEPTPPLEAFMERYGQIRSRPTHHQLRDDIVEHLWQVAGGQ from the exons ATGGAGCCTCGTGCTGCATGGAAGCAGtacatgagagagttatgcttcTCCACCGAGGAgtccgatgaggaagatgagttgGTCCTAGCGACGCTTGCCGCATGGCATGCTGACGTCGAAGCTTCGCGCAGAGGGCCGTGGGGAGGCTCCGTCCCCGGGCACCGGCACATCCGTAGGAATCGTCAGGAGGGACACAATCGATTGTACAACGACTACTTTGCTGAGTCCGCAGTGTACCCCGACTACATCTTTCGGCGCAG GTTCCGGATGAATCGCGATTTGTACTGCAAGATTGTGAGGGAGGTGGAGGAACATGACCCGTGGTTCAAGCAAAGGAGGAACGCTGCCGGAGAGCTTGGGCTGTCACCCTTGCAAAAAGTAACTGCCGCTTTCCGTATGTTAGCTTACGATGCTCCTGCAGATTCTCTCGACGAGTGCCTCCGGCTAGGGGAGAGCACCATCATCGAGAGCATGCGGCGTTTCGTGCAGGCCATTGTCGAGGTGTTCGGTGACGAGTACCTCCGGGCGCCGACTGAGGAGGACACTGCTCGATTGCTGGATATGAACCAGCGTCGAGGTTTCCCCGGGATGCTTGGAAGCATCGATTGCATGCactggaggtggaagaactgtcccACGGCGTGGTCCGGTTCGTTCAGGGGCCATGTCAATGCACCGACTATCATTCTAGAGGCTGTGGCATCGCAGGACctatggatttggcatgccttcttcGGGATGCCAGGTTCATTGAACGACATCAATGTGCTGCACCGGTCTCATCTCCTTGACAACCTTGCTGGGGGAGTAGCACCGAAGGTACAATACACTATTAATGGCCACCATTATACAATGGGGTACTATCTTGCAGACGGGATCTACCCAGAGTGGGCGACATTTGTGAAACCCATACCATCTCCAGTAGGCCCGAAGCATCAACACTTCGTGGTGCAGCAGGCGGCTGCACGAAAGGATGTTGAGCGGGCATTTGGAGTGTTGCAGTCCAGGTTTCCCATTGTCCGTGGCGCGGCGAGGTTGTGGGATCAAGAAATCCTCAGCGACGTAATGACCGCGTGTATCATCATGCATAACATGATAATCGAGGATGAGAGAACGGAAGGTGCTGTCGACTACGTCTACGAGGGTTCGGGCGAGGACGCGGTGTCGTCTCACGAACCAACCCCCCCGCTTGAAGCATTTATGGAAAGGTACGGGCAAATTAGAAGTCGACCAACGCATCATCAACTCCGTGACGACATTGTGGAGCACCTGTGGCAGGTCGCAGGAGGACAATAG
- the LOC133928633 gene encoding ABC transporter G family member 12-like: protein MDGGGGGDGNGMAAWRGSVSPAARYAESGGASLTWENLTAVLPGRGGRATKNLVQGLYGYAVPGRVVAIMGPSGSGKSTLLDSLSGRLARNVVLTGKVLLNGKKRRLDYGVVAYVTQENVLLSTLTVRETVTYSALLRLPSSMRKSEVRRVVDDTLDEMGLRECADRNVGNWHLRGISGGEKKRLSIALEILTHPRLLFLDEPTSGLDSAAAFSVVQTLRQLAVDGGRTIVSSVHQPSSEVFALFDDLCLLSSGECVYFGDAKLATQFFAETGFPCPSRRNPSDHFLRCVNSDFDDVAATMKGSMKLRAEAELDPLLKYSTSEIRERLVDKYRISEYAMMVRNTIREITKIEGVMEEVVRGSQASWFKQLRTLTRRSFTNMSRDFGYYWLRIIIYILMAVCLGTIYYDVGTSYTAIQARASCGGFVSGFMTFMSIGGFPSFIEEMKVFTLERQNGHYGVAAYVISNFLSSMPFLLAVSWASSSITYWMVKFRPGFSYFAFFALNLYGGVSVIESLMMIISALVPNFLMGLILGAGVIGIMMLTSGFFRLLPELPKIFWRYPVSYIVYGSWGLKGAYKNDLIGLEFEPMMPGQPKLTGEYIITKMMGLSLNHSKWLDLAMIFVLLFAYRLTFFIVLKVKEATSPYIRVVYTHFTVKRLERRASFRKTLAMTSLSKRHNPPHPMAIQEGLNSPMSY from the exons atggacggcggcggcggaggagatgGCAACGGGATGGCGGCGTGGCGTGGGTCAGTGTCGCCGGCGGCGCGGTACGCGGAGTCCGGCGGGGCGAGCCTGACGTGGGAGAACCTGACGGCCGTGCTGCCCGGCCGCGGCGGGCGAGCGACCAAAAACCTGGTGCAGGGTCTGTACGGCTACGCCGTGCCCGGCCGCGTCGTCGCCATCATGGGGCCATCCGGCTCCGGCAAGTCCACCCTCCTGGATTCACTCTCCG GGAGGCTGGCGAGGAACGTGGTGCTGACCGGGAAGGTGCTTCTCAACGGCAAGAAGAGGCGGCTCGACTATGGCGTCGTG GCGTACGTGACCCAAGAGAACGTGCTGCTGAGCACGCTGACGGTGCGCGAGACGGTGACCTACTCGGCGCTGCTGCGGCTGCCGTCGAGCATGCGCAAGTCGGAGGTGCGGCGCGTGGTGGACGACACGCTGGACGAGATGGGCCTCCGGGAGTGCGCGGACCGCAACGTCGGCAACTGGCACCTCCGCGGCATCAGCGGCGGCGAGAAGAAACGGCTGAGCATCGCGCTGGAGATCCTCACCCACCCGCGCCTCCTCTTCCTGGACGAGCCCACCAGCGGCCTCGACagcgccgccgccttctccgtCGTCCAAACGCTCCGCCAGCTCGCCGTTGACGGCGGGCGCACCATCGTCTCCTCCGTGCACCAGCCCAGCAGCGAGGTCTTCGCGCTCTTCGACGACCTCTGCCTCCTCTCCAGCGGGGAGTGCGTCTACTTTGGAGACGCAAAGCTAGCAACACAG TTCTTCGCGGAAACCGGTTTCCCCTGCCCCAGCCGGAGGAACCCGTCCGACCACTTCCTCCGGTGCGTCAACTCCGACTTTGACGACGTTGCCGCCACCATGAAGGGGTCTATGAAGCTGCGAGCA GAGGCGGAGCTTGATCCCCTGTTGAAGTACTCCACGTCGGAGATCAGAGAACGGCTTGTGGACAAGTACCGGATCTCGGAGTACGCCATGATGGTTAGGAACACGATACGCGAAATAACCAAAATT GAGGGTGTGATGGAGGAGGTGGTCCGCGGCAGCCAGGCGAGCTGGTTCAAGCAGCTGCGCACGCTGACGAGAAGGTCCTTCACCAACATGTCCCGCGACTTCGGTTACTACTGGCTGCGCATCATCATCTACATCCTCATGGCCGTCTGCCTGGGCACCATCTACTACGACGTGGGCACGAGCTACACGGCCATCCAGGCGCGCGCCTCGTGCGGTGGCTTCGTCTCGGGCTTCATGACCTTCATGTCCATCGGCGGCTTCCCGTCCTTCATCGAGGAGATGAAGGTcttcaccctcgagcgccagaaTGGCCACTACGGCGTCGCCGCATACGTCATCTCCAACTTCCTCTCTTCCATGCCGTTCCTGCTCGCCGTGTCGTGGGCTAGCTCCTCTATCACCTACTGGATGGTTAAGTTCCGGCCGGGGTTTAGCTACTTCGCCTTCTTCGCGCTCAACCTCTACGGCGGCGTCTCCGTCATCGAGAGCCTCATGATGATCATCTCTGCCCTCGTGCCAAACTTCCTCATGGGACtcatccttggcgccggcgtcATT GGGATCATGATGTTGACGTCTGGATTCTTCCGGCTGCTTCCTGAACTTCCAAAGATTTTCTGGCGGTACCCGGTATCCTACATTGTCTATGGCTCATGGGGTTTGAAG GGCGCGTACAAGAACGACCTGATCGGGCTAGAGTTTGAGCCGATGATGCCGGGTCAACCCAAGCTGACCGGCGAGTACATCATCACCAAGATGATGGGGCTGAGCCTGAACCACTCCAAGTGGCTGGACCTCGCCATGATATTCGTCCTCCTCTTTGCCTACCGCCTCACCTTCTTCATCGTCCTCAAGGTCAAGGAGGCCACCTCCCCCTACATCCGTGTCGTCTACACGCACTTCACCGTTAAGCGCCTCGAGCGGCGAGCGTCGTTCAGGAAGACGCTCGCCATGACGTCGCTGTCCAAGCGGCACAACCCGCCGCACCCCATGGCCATCCAAGAGGGCCTCAACTCCCCCATGTCGTACTGA
- the LOC133927990 gene encoding uncharacterized protein LOC133927990: MDSRQAWKEYLRELCFSSHDSSDEEDLFMEGMRAWHADLEESERRPWCGSVPGRKRIIRYQLEGHMRLFNDYFADPPVYPDYIFRRMFRMKRNLFLKIVAAVEEKDPWFQQRRNAAGELGLSALQKVTTAFRMLAYDAPADSLDECLRLGESTIIESMRHFVNAIVQRWKNCPTAWAESYTEHVNAPTIILEAVASHDLWIWHAFFDMSGSLNDINVLHQSHLLDDLAVGEAPKVNYTINGHEYTMGYYLADGIYPEWATFGKPIPSPVGRKRQHFVVQQAVARKDVERAFGVLQSRFPIVRGATRLWDEETLSAIMTACIIMQNMIIEDEREDDDVEYVYEGAGDDVQHSHDVTPPLMVLSQRYNAIRCKQYHVTLREDLVEHLWQLHGGDF, encoded by the exons ATGGATTCTCGTCAAGCTTGGAAGGAATACTTGAGGGAGTTGTGTTTCTCGTCCCACGACTCGTCCGATGAAGAAGATTTGTTCATGGAGGGTATGAGAGCTTGGCATGCCGACCTGGAGGAATCAGAGAGGCGACCATGGTGCGGCTCAGTGCCAGGTCGGAAGCGCATCATCCGGTACCAGCTCGAGGGCCATATGAGGTTGTTCAACGACTACTTTGCTGATCCCCCCGTGTACCCCGACTACATATTCCGACGCAT GTTCCGGATGAAACGCAACCTGTTTCTGAAGATAGTTGCAGCTGTAGAAGAGAAGGACCCCTGGTTCCAGCAGAGGAGAAACGCAGCTGGCGAGCTCGGGCTATCGGCATTGCAAAAAGTGACTACGGCATTTCGTATGCTAGCATACGATGCGCCAGCTGATTCTCTCGATGAGTGCCTTCGGCTTGGTGAGAGCACCATCATTGAGAGCATGCGTCATTTCGTCAATGCTATTGTGCAG aggtggaagaactgcCCCACGGCGTGGGCCGAGTCTTATACGGAGCATGTGAATGCTCCGACTATCATTCTCGAGGCGGTAGCGTCGCACGACCTGTGGATCTGGCATGCCTTTTTCGACATGTCTGGTTCGCTCAACGACATCAATGTCCTTCACCAATCACATCTCCTCGATGACTTAGCCGTCGGAGAGGCACCAAAGGTTAATTACACAATCAATGGTCACGAGTACACTATGGGTTACTACCTTGCCGACGGAATTTACCCAGAATGGGCCACGTTTGGGAAACCCATTCCGTCACCTGTCGGCCGGAAGCGCCAACACTTCGTCGTGCAACAAGCGGTGGCTCGTAAGGATGTGGAGCGCGCCTTCGGAGTCCTCCAGTCGCGGTTTCCCATTGTTCGGGGGGCAACACGGTTATGGGATGAGGAAACTTTGTCCGCCATCATGACCGCATGCATAATCATGCAGAACATGATTATTGAAGACGAGCGTGAAGACGACGATGTGGAGTACGTGTACGAGGGAGCAGGTGACGACGTCCAGCATTCTCACGACGTGACGCCACCATTGATGGTCTTGAGCCAACGTTACAATGCTATTCGATGCAAGCAGTACCATGTTACTCTCCGGGAAGACCTAGTCGAACACCTTTGGCAGTTACATGGAGGCGACTTCTAG